A window from Raphanus sativus cultivar WK10039 unplaced genomic scaffold, ASM80110v3 Scaffold0060, whole genome shotgun sequence encodes these proteins:
- the LOC108845857 gene encoding uncharacterized protein LOC108845857 — MIGVGKMKQYSNVLDKPLSKGKQEVSLSAFAFLFSELVQYNQTQVDNIAELERRLEDAGYAVGSRVLELLCNREKGNRRETRLLGILSFVHSTVWKVLFGKVADSLEKGTEHEDEYMISEKELLVNRFISIPKDMGTFNCGAFVAGIVKGVLDNAGFPAVVTAHFVPIEGQQRPRTTILIKFADEVLKREARLSQ; from the exons ATGATCGGAGTGGGGAAAATGAAGCAGTACTCTAATGTCCTTGACAAGCCACTCAGCAAAGGCAAACAAGAg GTGAGCTTGAGCGCGTTTGCTTTCTTATTCTCGGAGCTGGTTCAGTACAATCAAACCCAGGTTGACAACATTGCTGAGCTTGAAAGAAG ACTAGAGGATGCTGGTTATGCTGTTGGATCTCGAGTTTTGGAGCTTCTTTGCAACCGAGAGAAG GGAAACAGAAGAGAGACAAGGTTACTAGGGATCCTGTCTTTCGTCCACAGCACCGTGTGGAAGGTGTTGTTTGGAAAG GTTGCTGATTCACTTGAAAAAGGAACAGAACATGAAGATGAGTACATGATCAGTGAAAAAGAGCTTCTCGTCAACAG GTTCATTTCGATTCCAAAAGACATGGGAACATTCAACTGCGGAGCGTTTGTGGCCGGCATAGTGAAG GGAGTTCTGGATAACGCAGGGTTTCCTGCTGTGGTAACGGCTCATTTCGTACCCATTGAAGGACAACAACGTCCTCGGACTACCATTTTGATCAAGTTTGCTGATGAG GTGCTTAAAAGAGAGGCACGGCTCAGCCAGTGA